The Coffea arabica cultivar ET-39 chromosome 4e, Coffea Arabica ET-39 HiFi, whole genome shotgun sequence genome includes a window with the following:
- the LOC140005583 gene encoding uncharacterized protein, whose amino-acid sequence MTNILARLVEQQGQAPVNQPRDPEMGQYRALERFQKFSPPKFLGGPDPEVAERWLETMINIFAALNYAEDRQVQFATFQFESPARAWWNVVRAKWEREETAWTCYGAKEGKEVCTRLNVEIQEALAAAQINTFTEVLEKAQRIEIARAQVRNFHAKQRGAPGRHQGPAQSDRNMPPSKAGRGAGGGRFKGTSRGGIQRGGQSGRGQGKGAPQGGQTSASRVSCGYCGKSNHTEDNCWRKARKCLRCGSTEHQIANCPLISDTQSAGKSNPKSINVGGTRSRVSARVYSLDQQLVPEPTEVVEGTIPIFHRLAKILIDPGAAHSFVRPTFMIGIDVKAKRLPYDLEVKTPTGNQTLLANEVYRNCDIWIGERKLVVDPISLAIQGYDVILVMDWLVHYHARVDCRIKVVEFCIPGEATLKLDVRGILVSYALISGIRARKLLSHGARGYLAFLVNTPREKIKLEDMPVLNEYLDVFPEELASLPPERDIEFKVDLAPGTISISKTPYQMAPAELKELKFQLQDLLERGFIHESESPWGAPVLFVKKKDASLRLYIDYRGLNATREKHEQYLRIVLQTLREHQLFAKFSKCEFWLEKVAFLGHIISKDGLTVDPGKVEAVAKWKRPENPTEKELNLRQRRWVEFLEDYDCTINYHPGKANVVADALSRKAQLASLMIKEGQMIEPTVQKWVEKGKKGELPYFNLGPDGILRFQNRVVVLKDEALKKKILEESHRSRYTVHPGSGKMYQDLKSLYWWDNMKAEIAQFEQKCLTCQQVKAEHKKPSVNMKYSLEKLAKLYMEEAVRLHGVPVSIVSDRDPRGSWSQYLTLVEFAYNNSYHSSIQMAPYEALYGRRCRSPIHWDEVGGRKIRDSATIPWVEKAYERVKVGEGLEKQADSTSEGSMETP is encoded by the exons ATGACTAATATCCTTGCTCGTTTAGTagagcaacagggtcaagctCCTGTGAATCAACCTAGGGATCCTGAAATGGGACAATATAGGGCCctagagagattccaaaagttctctccTCCTAAGTTCCTGGGAGGACCGGACCCTGAGGTAGCGGAGAGATGGTTAGAAACAATGATCAATATATTCGCCGCTTTAAACTATGCGGAGGATAGACAGGTGCAATTTGCTACTTTTCAGTTTGAGAGTCCAGctagggcttggtggaatgtagttagagctaagtgggagagagaggaaACCGCATGGACCTG ctacggagcaaaggagggtAAGGAGGTTTGTACAAGGCTCAATGTAGAGATACAGGAGGCCTTAGCGGCGGCCCAGATTAACACTTTCacggaggttttggagaaggcccaGAGAATAGAGATTGCCAGGGCACAAGTAagaaattttcatgcaaaacagAGAGGGGCGCCTGGCAGACATCAAGGGCCGGCACAGAGTGATCGAAACATGCCACCCTCCAAAGCTGGTCGTGGAGCTGGAGGTGGAAGGTTTAAGGGTACATCGAGGGGAGGTATTCAGAGGGGAGGCCAAAGTGGAAGAGGACAGGGGAAAGGTGCTCCCCAGGGAGGCCAGACATCCGCTTCCCGAGTATCGTGTGGATATTGTGGGAAATCAAACCATACCGAAGATAACTGTTGGAGAAAAGCTCGAAAGTGTTTAAGGTGTGGAAGTACAGAGCACCAGATTGCAAATTGCCCACTAATCAGCGATACTCAGTCGGCTGGCAAATCAAACCCGAAATCGATCAATGTAGGAGGGACCAGGTCGAGGGTGTCAGCCAGAGTGTACTCATTGGACCAGCAATTGGTACCTGAGCCGACggaggtagtggaaggtacgattcctattTTCCATCgtttagccaaaattttgatagaccctggtgcCGCCCATTCTTTTGTTAGGCCCACCTTTATGATTGGaattgatgtgaaagctaaaaggctaccatatgacttagaagtaAAGACACCTACGGGTAACCAAACTTTACTTGCTAATGAGGTGTATAGAAACTGCGACATTTGGATCGGTGAGCGAAAATTAGTAGTTGACCCCATAAGTCTAGCCATTCAGGGGTACGATGTTATTTTAGTCATGGATTGGCTAGTTCATTATCATGCCCGGGTAGATTGTCGTATAAAGGTGGTTGAGTTTTGCATACCGGGTGAGGCAACTCTAAAACTAGACGTGAGGGGTATTCTAGTCTCATATgcccttatttcgggaattaGGGCTAGGAAGTTGCTTAGTCATGGGGCTCGGGGGTATCTAGCATTTCTAGTTAACACCCCAAGAGAAAAGATTAAGCTAGAAGATATGCCGGTGCTCAATGAATATCTAGACGTGTTCCCGGAAGAGTTGGCATCATTGCCACCCGAAAGAGATATTGAATTCAAGGTTGACTTAGCTCCTGGAACTATATCCATTTCAAAAACCCCTTATCAGATGGCACCGGCTGAACTTAAGGAGTTAAAATTTCAGTTGCAAGACTTGCTAGAACGGGGATTCATACATGAGAGCGAGTCCCCATGGGGCGCTCCAGTGCTATTTGTCAAAAAGAAGGACGCGAGTTTAAGGTTATACATTGATTATCGAGGATTGAATGCA ACAAGGGAGAAGCATGAACAATACTTGAGAATAGTattgcaaaccctaagagagcaccagTTGTTcgccaagtttagcaagtgtgaattttggttagaGAAAGTAGCGTTCCTAGGCCATATAATTTCAAAGGATGGACTTACTGTGGACCCGGGCAAAGTGGAAGCTGTAGCTAAATGGAAACGGCCAGAGAATCCTACTGAA AAAGAGCTGAATCTGagacaacgtcggtgggtgGAGTTTTTAGAAGactatgattgtacgattaatTATCATCCAGGAAAGGCCaacgttgtagcagatgctctaagtcgaaaggctcaactTGCAAGTCTAATG ATTAAAGAGGGCCAAATGATAGAACCAACGGTACAAAAGTGGgtggaaaaagggaagaaagggGAATTGCCTTATTTTAACCTAGGTCCTGATGGGATATTAAGGTTTCAAAATCGCGTCGTGGTACTTAAAGATGAAGCACTGAAGAAGaagattttggaggaatctcACCGTTCTAGGTATACAGTGCATCCAGGTAGTGGTAAGATGTACCAGGATCTCaaaagtctatattggtgggataatatgaaggcgGAGATTGCCCAATTTGAACAAAAGTGTCTTAcatgccaacaagtgaaagctgaGCATAAAAAACCGTCAG ttaatatgaaatattctttagAGAAACTTGCCAAACTCTATATGGAGGAAGCAGTGAGATTACATGGGGTACCAGTGAGCATCGTATCCGATAGAGACCCCAG AGGGAGTTGGAGCCAATATTTAACCCTGGTTGAGTTCGCgtataacaatagttatcactcttctattcaaatggccccatatgaagcaTTATATGGACGAAGGTGTCGATCACCaattcattgggatgaagtaggagggAGGAAGATTAGAGATTCGGCtacaataccatgggttgagaAAGCCTACGAAAGGGTAAAGGTAGGTGAAGgacttgagaaacaagcagattccactAGTGAAGGTTCTATGGAAACACCATGA